One Prosthecochloris marina DNA segment encodes these proteins:
- a CDS encoding four helix bundle protein, which yields MKIERFEDLIAWKKARELTKEIYEVTGQGLFSKDFGMRDQIRRASVSIMSNLVEGFERGSAKEFHQFLVIAKASCAEVRSQLYVAFDAGYVSEANFSVLEKKAAEVSRIIGGLQTSVAKQRS from the coding sequence ATGAAGATTGAAAGGTTTGAGGATTTAATTGCTTGGAAGAAAGCAAGAGAGCTGACGAAGGAAATATATGAGGTTACAGGACAAGGTTTGTTTTCGAAAGATTTTGGCATGAGAGATCAAATTCGTAGGGCTTCAGTCTCTATCATGTCAAACTTGGTTGAAGGATTTGAAAGAGGATCGGCGAAAGAGTTTCACCAGTTTTTGGTAATTGCTAAAGCATCATGTGCAGAGGTTAGGTCACAACTATATGTGGCTTTCGATGCAGGGTATGTTAGTGAAGCAAATTTTTCTGTTTTAGAAAAAAAGGCTGCCGAAGTTTCCAGAATAATAGGTGGATTACAAACATCTGTTGCAAAGCAAAGAAGCTGA
- a CDS encoding MraY family glycosyltransferase: MSPFYLIPVPLFALLSFEALSAKTTAEEAALTIPFTQYTGIYLVALAVSYVMIMFLSSHAEKLGFIDHPDGKRKIHTVAKPLIGGIGIITGALMAMLLFVPFWQNVGLIIAVLMIVVMGAIDDRHDVSFKIRFLVQTGATVSIMYFGGTVLDSFGDLMGWGVIQTGFLAVPVTIFCIIGVINAVNMTDGLDGLAGGSSLVAFIAFGMLAWLNNQPELTFISVAFVGGLAAFLRFNWYPSKLFMGDAGSMSLGFVLAFFAIEVTQKAGGAVSPAAALLVLALPVTDTITVMVKRVLKGQSPFHPDKTHLHHIIKAMGFNHRKVVVVIIAATTISSSVAVFGTLMHFPDYLFFTIYLFCFTLYFVASYKLRAIYRLLIRLRQQKVFNIELGEVLR, encoded by the coding sequence ATGTCTCCTTTTTATCTGATACCGGTCCCGCTGTTTGCTCTTCTTTCCTTTGAAGCTTTGTCTGCAAAAACAACAGCTGAAGAGGCTGCCCTCACGATTCCATTCACACAATATACAGGGATTTATCTTGTCGCTCTGGCAGTTTCCTACGTGATGATCATGTTTCTTTCATCACATGCCGAAAAGCTCGGGTTTATCGATCACCCCGACGGCAAGCGTAAAATTCATACCGTTGCCAAGCCTCTTATAGGCGGTATCGGTATTATAACAGGAGCACTTATGGCTATGCTGCTGTTCGTGCCTTTCTGGCAGAATGTAGGACTGATCATTGCAGTGCTCATGATAGTTGTCATGGGGGCAATTGACGACAGGCATGATGTCAGTTTCAAAATTCGTTTTTTGGTACAAACCGGGGCGACGGTTTCTATCATGTATTTTGGCGGCACTGTTCTTGACTCATTCGGAGATCTCATGGGTTGGGGGGTAATTCAGACAGGTTTTCTCGCTGTTCCTGTAACCATATTTTGCATTATAGGAGTAATCAATGCCGTCAACATGACCGATGGTCTCGATGGATTGGCAGGTGGATCCTCACTGGTGGCTTTCATCGCTTTTGGAATGCTTGCCTGGCTGAACAATCAGCCAGAGCTTACCTTTATCAGTGTTGCTTTTGTCGGTGGACTTGCAGCGTTTCTGCGTTTCAACTGGTACCCGTCCAAGCTTTTCATGGGTGACGCCGGGAGCATGAGCCTGGGGTTTGTACTCGCGTTTTTTGCCATAGAAGTGACCCAAAAAGCAGGAGGCGCTGTTTCTCCGGCTGCAGCGCTTTTAGTATTGGCGTTGCCGGTTACCGATACCATCACCGTTATGGTTAAGCGAGTACTGAAAGGGCAGAGCCCTTTTCACCCGGACAAGACACATCTGCACCACATTATCAAGGCAATGGGTTTCAATCATCGCAAGGTGGTTGTGGTCATCATAGCTGCAACGACCATCTCATCGAGTGTTGCCGTTTTCGGTACCCTCATGCACTTTCCCGATTATCTCTTCTTCACGATCTACCTTTTCTGTTTCACCCTGTACTTTGTCGCATCCTACAAACTCAGAGCAATCTACAGGCTCCTCATCCGCCTCCGCCAACAGAAAGTGTTTAATATAGAGCTTGGAGAGGTGCTTCGTTAA
- a CDS encoding GxxExxY protein produces MELLYKDEAFQIIGAAQEVHRQLGHGFLEAVYQEALAVEFTLRTIPFEKEKSFPVFYKNQTLDKYYQADFYCYGKIIVELKALVQITSDHEAQVLNYLKITKSKLGILINFGQKSLVFRRLLW; encoded by the coding sequence ATGGAGCTATTATATAAAGATGAAGCTTTTCAGATAATCGGTGCGGCTCAGGAAGTTCATAGGCAGCTCGGTCATGGTTTTCTGGAAGCAGTTTATCAAGAAGCATTAGCTGTTGAATTTACTTTGAGAACAATTCCTTTCGAAAAGGAAAAGTCGTTTCCGGTTTTTTACAAAAATCAGACTCTCGATAAGTATTATCAGGCTGATTTTTATTGTTATGGAAAAATCATCGTTGAGCTTAAAGCTCTCGTTCAGATTACCAGTGATCATGAAGCGCAAGTCCTCAATTACTTGAAAATCACGAAGTCAAAGCTTGGGATTCTTATAAATTTCGGCCAGAAATCGTTGGTTTTCAGAAGATTGTTATGGTAA